One stretch of Opisthocomus hoazin isolate bOpiHoa1 chromosome 18, bOpiHoa1.hap1, whole genome shotgun sequence DNA includes these proteins:
- the MYH7B gene encoding myosin-7B isoform X2 — protein sequence MLLLSLNPYDYHFCSQGVTTVDNLDDGEELMATDHAMDILGFSNDEKYGSYKIVGAIMHFGNMKFKQKQREEQAEADGTESADKAAYLMGISSADLIKGLLHPRVKVGNEYVTKGQNVEQVVYAVGALAKATYDRMFKWLVARINKTLDTKLARQFFIGVLDIAGFEIFDYNSFEQLCINFTNEKLQQFFNHHMFVLEQEEYKKEGIEWVFIDFGLDLQACIDLIEKPLGILSILEEECMFPKASDMSFKAKLYDNHIGKSPNFQKPRPDKKRKYEAHFELVHYAGVVPYNIIGWLDKNKDPLNETVVAVFQKSQNKLLASLYENYVSSTSEEPHKPGTKEKRKKAASFQTVSQLHKENLNKLMTNLRSTQPHFVRCIIPNETKTPGAMDAFLVLHQLRCNGVLEGIRICRKGFPNRILYADFKQRYRILNPAAIPDDKFVDSRKATEKLLSSLELDHSQYKFGHTKVFFKAGLLGMLEEMRDERLAKILTMLQARIRGHLMRIEYQKIISRREALYTIQWNIRAFNAVKNWSWMKLFFKIKPLLKSAQTEKEMANLKEEFQKLKEALEKSEAKRKELEEKQVSMIQEKNDLALQLQAEQDNLADAEERCDLLIKSKIQLEAKVKELTERLEDEEEMNSDLTAKKRKLEDECAELKKDIDDLEITLAKVEKEKHATENKVKNLIEEMAALDEIIAKLTKEKKALQEAHQQALDDLQAEEDKVNTLTKAKVKLEQQVDDLESSLEQEKKVRMDLERAKRKLEGDLKLTQESVMDLENDKQQLEEKLKKKDFEMSQLNSRIEDGQVTEAQLQKKIKELQARIEELEEELEAERAARAKVEKQRAEVSRELEELSERLEEAGGATATQLEMNKKREAEFLKLRRDLEEATLQHESTAAALRKKHADSVAELSEQIDNLQRVKQKLEKEKSEMKMEVDDLSSNIEYLTKNKASAEKLCRTYEDQLSEAKSKVDELQRQLTDVSTQRGRLQTENGELSRLLEEKESFINQLSRGKTSFTQNIEELKRQLEEETKSKNALAHALQASRHDCDLLREQYEEEVEAKSELQRNLSKANAEVAQWRTKYETDAIQRTEELEEAKKKLAIRLQEAEEAVEAAHAKCSSLEKTKHRLQTEIEDLSVDLERANSACAALDKKQRNFDRILAEWKQKYEETQAELEASQKESRSLSTELFKLKNAYEESLDNLETLKRENKNLQEEIADLTDQISLSGKTIHELEKLKKALESEKSDIQAALEEAEGALEHEESKTLRIQLELNQIKADVDRKLAEKDEEFENLRRNHQRAMDSMQATLDAEARAKNEAVRLRKKMEGDLNEMEIQLSHANRQAAEFQKLGRQLQAQIKDLQIELDDTQRHNDDLKEQAAALERRNNLLLAEVEELRAALEQAERSRKLAEQELLEATERVNLLHSQNTGLINQKKKLETDISQLSSEVEDAVQECRNAEEKAKKAITDAAMMAEELKKEQDTSAHLERMKKNMEQTIKDLQMRLDEAEQIALKGGKKQIQKLEARVRELEGELDMEQKKMAEAQKGIRKYERRIKELSYQAEEDRKNLTRMQDLIDKLQSKVKSYKRQFEEAEQQANSNLVKYRKVQHELDDAEERADIAETQVNKLRARTREAITSKHE from the exons GTTGTCTATGCTGTGGGAGCCCTGGCTAAAGCCACCTATGATCGCATGTTCAAGTGGCTGGTGGCTCGGATCAACAAGACCCTAGACACCAAGCTGGCCAGACAGTTCTTCATCGGAGTACTGGACATTGCAGGCTTCGAGATCTTTGAT TACAACAGCTTTGAGCAGCTGTGCATCAACTTCACCAATGAGAAACTGCAACAGTTCTTCAACCACCACATGTTTGTCCTGGAGCAAGAAGAATACAAGAAGGAAGGCATCGAATGGGTCTTCATTGACTTTGGCCTGGACCTGCAGGCTTGCATTGATCTGATTGAGAAG CCACTGGGAATCCTGTCCATCCTTGAAGAGGAGTGCATGTTCCCGAAGGCCTCTGACATGTCATTCAAAGCTAAGCTCTACGACAACCACATTGGGAAGTCGCCCAACTTCCAGAAGCCCCGACCGGATAAAAAGCGGAAATACGAGGCTCACTTTGAGCTGGTGCACTATGCTGGTGTG GTACCATACAACATCATTGGGTGGCTGGATAAGAACAAGGACCCCCTGAATGAGACAGTGGTGGCTGTCTTCCAAAAATCCCAAAACAAGCTCCTGGCCTCCCTCTATGAGAACTACGTGAGCTCTACTTCAG AGGAACCTCACAAGCCAGGAACCAAGGAGAAACGTAAAAAGGCAGCTTCTTTCCAAACAGTGTCGCAGCTGCACAAG GAGAATCTCAACAAGCTGATGACCAACCTGCGCTCCACTCAGCCCCACTTCGTCCGCTGCATCATCCCCAATGAGACGAAGACCCCAG GAGCCATGGACGCCTTCCTGGTGCTGCATCAGCTGCGGTGTAATGGTGTCCTGGAAGGTATCCGCATCTGCCGTAAGGGATTCCCCAACAGGATCCTCTACGCAGACTTCAAGCAGCG CTACCGTATCCTGAATCCAGCGGCCATTCCAGATGACAAGTTTGTGGACAGCAGAAAGGCCACAGAGAAGCTGCTGAGCTCCCTGGAACTGGACCACTCACAGTACAAGTTTGGTCATACCAAG GTGTTTTTCAAGGCTGGTTTGCTGGGCATGCTGGAAGAGATGCGAGATGAGCGTCTGGCGAAGATCCTGACCATGCTGCAGGCCAGAATCCGTGGGCACCTCATGCGCATTGAGTATCAGAAGATCATCAGCAGGAG GGAAGCCCTCTATACCATCCAGTGGAACATCCGGGCCTTCAATGCTGTGAAGAACTGGTCCTGGATGAAGCTGTTCTTCAAGATCAAGCCTTTACTCAAGTCTGCTCAGACTGAGAAGGAAATGGCAAACCTGAAGGAGGAGTTCCAGAAGCTGAAGGAGGCTCTGGAGAAGTCTGAGGCTAAGAGGAAGGAGCTGGAAGAGAAGCAGGTCTCCATGATCCAGGAGAAGAATGACCTGGCTCTTCAGCTGCAGGCA GAGCAAGATAACCTGGCAGACGCAGAGGAACGCTGCGACCTGCTGATCAAGTCCAAGATCCAGCTGGAGGCCAAGGTGAAGGAGCTGACAGAGCGtctggaggatgaggaggagatgaACTCAGACCTCACTGCCAAGAAACGCAAGCTGGAGGATGAGTGTGCAGAGCTGAAGAAAGACATCGATGACCTAGAGATCACGCTGGCCAAAGTGGAGAAGGAGAAGCATGCCACAGAGAACAAG GTTAAAAACCTGATTGAAGAGATGGCTGCTCTGGATGAGATCATTGCCAAGCTGACGAAGGAGAAGAAAGCCCTGCAAGAGGCCCATCAGCAGGCTCTGGATGACCTGCAGGCTGAGGAAGACAAAGTCAACACACTGACTAAAGCCAAGGTCAAACTGGAGCAGCAAGTGGATGAT CTGGAAAGCTCTCttgaacaagaaaagaaagtccGCATGGACCTGGAAAGAGCAAAGAGGAAGCTTGAAGGAGACCTGAAGTTGACACAAGAGTCTGTAATGGATCTGGAGAATGACaaacagcagctggaggaaaaaCTCAAAAA GAAAGACTTTGAAATGAGTCAGCTGAATTCAAGGATTGAAGATGGGCAAGTGACTGAggcccagctgcagaagaagaTCAAGGAGCTCCAG GCCCGCattgaggagctggaggaggagctggaggctgagCGTGCTGCCAGAGCCAAGGTGGAGAAGCAGCGGGCAGAAGTGTCGCGGGAGCTGGAGGAACTGAGTGAGCGGCTGGAGGAGGCTGGCGGGGCGACGGCCACGCAGCTGGAGATGAACAAGAAGCGGGAAGCAGAGTTCCTGAAGCTGCGGCGGGACCTGGAGGAGGCAACCCTGCAGCATGAGTCCACAGCGGCCGCCCTGCGGAAGAAGCATGCAGACAGTGTGGCAGAGCTGAGCGAGCAGATCGACAACCTGCAGCGTGTCaagcagaagctggagaaggagaagagcgaGATGAAGATGGAGGTGGATGACCTATCATCCAACATTGAATACCTCACCAAGAACAAG GCCAGTGCTGAGAAGCTGTGCCGCACCTATGAGGACCAGCTGAGCGAGGCCAAGTCCAAAGTGGACGAGCTGCAGCGACAACTGACCGACGTGAGCACGCAGCGGGGCAGGCTGCAGACCGAGAACG GGGAGCTTAgtcggctgctggaggagaaggagtCCTTCATCAACCAGCTCAGCCGTGGCAAGACCTCATTCACACAGAACATCGAGGAGCTCAAGAGgcagctggaagaagagaccaag AGCAAGAACGCCCTGGCCCATGCCCTGCAAGCCTCTCGGCACGACTGCGACCTGCTGCGGGAGCAGTacgaggaggaggtggaggccaAGAGTGAGCTCCAGAGGAACTTGTCCAAGGCCAATGCAGAAGTGGCCCAATGGAGAACGAAGTATGAGACGGATGCTATCCAGAGGAcggaggagctggaggaagccAA GAAGAAGCTGGCCATCcggctgcaggaggcagaggaggcagtGGAGGCTGCCCACGCCAAGTGCTCCTCGCTGGAGAAGACCAAGCACCGGCTGCAGACGGAGATAGAAGACCTCTCTGTGGACCTGGAGCGCGCCAACTCGGCTTGCGCTGCCCTGGACAAGAAGCAGCGCAACTTTGACAGGATCCTGGCAGAGTGGAAGCAGAAGTATGAGGAGacccaggcagagctggaggCATCGCAGAAGGAGTCACGCAGCCTCAGCACAGAGCTCTTCAAGCTCAAGAATGCCTACGAGGAGTCCCTGGACAACCTGGAGACCCTCAAGAGGGAGAACAAGAACCTTCAGG AGGAAATTGCTGATCTGACTGACCAGATCAGTCTGAGCGGCAAAACCATCCAtgagctggagaagctgaagaaagCCCTGGAGAGCGAGAAGAGCGATATCCAGGCagctctggaggaggctgag GGCGCCCTGGAGCACGAGGAGAGCAAGACGCTGCGCATCCAGCTGGAGCTGAACCAGATCAAGGCTGACGTGGACAGGAAGCTGGCAGAGAAGGACGAGGAGTTTGAGAACCTGAG GCGCAACCACCAGCGCGCCATGGACTCCATGCAGGCCACGCTGGATGCAGAGGCCCGGGCGAAGAACGAGGCCGTCCGGCTGAGGAAGAAGATGGAGGGAGACCTGAACGAGATGGAGATCCAGCTGAGCCACGCCAACCGCCAGGCTGCCGAGTTCCAGAAACTGGGCCGCCAGCTCCAGGCGCAGATCAAG GACCTGCAAATCGAGTTGGATGACACGCAACGCCACAACGACGACCTGAAGGAGCAGGCGGCCGCCCTGGAGCGCCGCAACaacctgctgctggcagaggtggaggagctgcGGGCAGCGCTGGAGCAGGCGGAGAGGAGCAGGAAGCTGgcggagcaggagctgctggaggccaccgAGAGGGTCAACCTGCTCCACTCCCAG AACACGGGCCTGATCAACCAGAAGAAGAAGCTGGAGACTGACATCTCACAGCTGAGCAGTGAGGTGGAGGACGCGGTGCAGGAGTGCCGCAACGCGGAGGAGAAGGCGAAGAAGGCTATCACGGAC GCTGCCATGATGGCAGAGGAgctgaagaaggagcaggacacgAGCGCGCACCTGGAGCGGATGAAGAAGAACATGGAGCAGACCATCAAGGACCTGCAGATGCGCCTGGACGAAGCGGAGCAGATTGCGCTCAAGGGGGGCAAGAAGCAGATCCAGAAGCTGGAGGCCAGG GTGCGGGAGCTGGAGGGAGAGCTGGATATGGAGCAGAAGAAGATGGCCGAAGCCCAGAAGGGCATTCGCAAGTACGAGCGGAGGATCAAGGAGCTGAGCTACCAG GCTGAGGAAGACCGGAAGAACCTGACGCGGATGCAGGACCTGATCGACAAGCTGCAGAGCAAGGTCAAGAGCTACAAGCGCCAGTTTGAGGAGGCG gAGCAGCAGGCCAACTCCAACCTGGTGAAGTACCGCAAGGTGCAGCACGAGCTGGACGACGCCGAGGAGCGCGCCGACATCGCCGAGACGCAGGTCAACAAGCTGCGCGCTCGCACCAGGGAGGCCATCACCTCCAAG CACGAGTAG